The DNA sequence TATGATCGACTTGTCAGTTAAACTTCCAGGATTAGATATGAAAAATCCAATTCTACCGGCATCTGGTTGTTTCGGATTTGGCAGGGAGTTCAGCAATTTTTATGATTTGTCCAAGCTCGGCGGTATTACGATGAAAGCAGCGACACTTCATGCCCGTTACGGTAATCCGACACCTCGTGTTGCCGAGACGGCTTCCGGTATGCTGAATGCTATCGGATTGCAAAACCCGGGAGTGGCCAAAATCATTCAGGAAGAAGTTCCTTTTCTTGCTCAGTTTGACACGAAGATTATGGCCAACATTGCTGGGAGCACAGCTGAGGAATATATTGAAGTAGCAAAAAGTTTCAATGATACGGATGATGTCCATGCCCTTGAGCTGAATATATCATGTCCGAACGTAAAAGAAGGCGGTATCCAGTTTGGAACGGATTGCATGATGGCAGCATCTATTACGGAACAGGTGAAAAAGGCAAGCCGCCATCCAGTTTATGTAAAGTTGTCTCCAAATGTATCTAATATTGGAGAGATGGCAAAAGCGGTGGAAGCAGCAGGAGCCGACGGGATTACGATGATCAATACGCTTACAGGAATGCAGATTCACTTGCCTTCCAAGCGTCCGTTGATTGCGAACAAAACTGGCGGGCTTTCGGGTCCGGCAATCAAGCCGGTAGCTGTGCGTATGATCTATGAAGTGAAACAGCAAGTGAATATCCCGATTATTGGAATGGGTGGCATTTCTACAGCTGAAGATGTATTGGAATTTCTATTGGCAGGGGCAAGTGCTGTTGCAGTAGGCACAGCTAATTTCCAAAATCCGTGTGTATGTTCAGAAATCATAGACGAGTTGCCACAAGTGCTTGAATGTTACGGGTTCAACAGTGTTCAGGAAACAATTGGAAAGGGGATCCAATAATGGACCATCATAATATGTATCTCGCACTTGATCTGCCTAACTGGGAAGAGGCAGGAAAGTTTTTGGATGATAATAAACTTCACGGTGTGCCTGTAAAAGTAGGCATGGAAATGTTTTACCGAGAAGGCATTTCAGTAATTGAAAAACTTAAGGAAAACAATCACCCGATTTTCCTTGATTTAAAATTGCATGATATCCCTACAACGGTTATGCGTGCAATGAAAAATCTAGCGCGTCTTGATGTTGATATGGTGACAATCCATGCACTTGGCGGTGGGGAAATGATCGCAGGGGCGAAAGAAGGTCTGATTGCAGGATCAAGATCAGGAAAAGAAACAAAGCTTGTCGCTGTGACACTTCTTACGTCAATGGATCAAAATGCACTTAACAATGAAGTTGGTATTCAGGGAGAAATGACTGAACAGGTCATCCGTCTGGCTTCAGTTGCAAAAGACAATGGAGCAGACGGTGTTGTATGCTCTGTTCATGAAGCAAAGCAAGTTAAGGATCAGTGTGGCCCTGAGTTTCTCACAGTTACTCCAGGAATCCGTCTTGTAAAATCGCAGCAAGATGATCAAAAGCGTGTCGCAACACCGAAATTTGCCAGGGAAAACGGTTCAGACATCATAGTTATCGGCAGAAGCATTACCCAGGCAGAGAACCCGGTTCGTGCCTATCAGCAAGCGTTGGGAGGATGGCATGATGGCAAGTAAGCATGATATTGTAAAGGATCTTCTTGATATAAAAGCAGTGCAAATCAAAACAGAAGGCTACTTCACATGGACTTCAGGGTTAAAATCACCAATCTATTGTGACAACCGCCTAACAATGTCTTATCCGGCAGTCCGCCGTAAGATTGCAAAAGCTTTTGCAGAGAAAATTAAGGAACTCGGTGTAAAGCCGGATGTGATTGCCGGTTGTGCAACTGCGGGTATTCCACATGCTGCTTGGCTTGCAGAAGAACTTGATCTTCCAATGGTTTATGTGCGCAGTAAGCCAAAAGCACATGGAAAAGGCAATCAGATTGAAGGTGCAGTTTCTGCGGGTCAAAAAGCGATTGTAATTGAGGATCTCATTTCTACAGGTGGTTCCAGCATTGAATCTGCTAAAGCACTTCAGGCAGAGGGCGTGGAGGTCATTCAAGTTATGGCGATCTTTACATACGGTCTAGACAAAGCGAAGAACAATTTCGCTGAAGCAGGTCTAGATTACTCCACAATCTCAGGATTTGACCAGCTGATCGACCTGCTTGTAGATGAGGGAGAGATTACGACAGCTGATAAGGAAAAGCTTCTTGACTGGCGCAGTCAATTGTAAAAGAGCTGAATCATCAGCTCTTTTTTTGTTTATATAAAGGCAAAAAGTGGAATAATCCCATTATTAATACAAGGAAGGGTGTTGCGATATGGGAAAAGTGTTCTTTACATCAAAAGCAACTGCGAAAAATGGACGTGATGGCCATGTTAAATCTGACGATGGTTTAATTGATTTTGATTTAGTGAACCCCCTTAGTAAACGTGATGTTAAAGGTTCAAATCCGGAGCAATTGTTTGCAGCTGCCTATTCCGCTTGCTTTGATGGTGCGCTGAATAAAGTTGCAAAGAAGAAGAGCCTTACAATAGACTCGGAAACAACAGCTGAAATTGGATTTCTCGAAGATGATGCAGATAGTGGTTTTAAGATCCAGGCAGATTTATATGTAGAGATTAATGGAGTGAGCCCAGAACAGGCAGAAGAACTTGTAGAGGCGGCTCATCAAGTATGTCCTTATTCAAAAGCAACACGTGGTAATATTGAAGTCAAACTTCATCCAATTGCAAAATAATAGAAGAAGCTGGCAGAGCTTAGTTAGCTCCTGCCAGCTTCTTTCATTTCTCTAATTTTTCTTTCTTCAGGTGTTACAAACACTGTTTTTTGATTATCGTAGGTTACAAAACCAGGCTTCGCACCACTCGGTTTCTTAACGTGTCGAACTTTTGTGTAATCTACAGGAACAGAAGAAGATTCACGGGACTTACTAAACCAAGCTGCGAGTTGAGCTGCTTCCAGGATTGTTGTTTCACTCGGATCTTCAGAGCGGATGATAACATGGGAGCCTGGTATATCTTTTGTATGCAGCCAGATTTCATCTCGGCGGGCAATCCGGTTTGTAAGGTGATCATTCTGTTTATTGTTTTTACCTACAAAAATTACTGTGCCATCTGAAGCAGCGAACTGTTCTGGCTCCGGTTTTTGTGACTTGTTCTTTTGTTTTGTCGTAGTTTTTTTCTTCAAATAGCCTTCTTGCAGCAATTCCTCACGTATTTCCTCAAGATCTTCAACACGCGCACTGTCTATTTGCTGAAGCAAGGAATCGAGATAATCGATTTCTGCCTTCGTCTTTTTCATTTCGGTTTCCATATGAACTTTTGAATGTTTTAGCTTTTGGTAGGTTTTATAATAACTTTGAGCGTTATCACTTGGACTCTTTTGTTGATTGAGTTCAATAGTCACCTTTTTTTGTTCAGGATCATAATAGTCAGTCACCTCAACTGATCTATCTCCTTGTTTTACGAGATGGAGATGCGCTGTCAACAGTTCACCGAGACGTTGATATTTCTCTGCGTCCTCTGACTTTTGTATTGTGTTCTCCTGTTTTACAAGCTTACGTTCGTTCTTTTCTTTCTCTGTTTTAAGGAAACGATGCAAATCTTTGGCCTGCTGACGAACCCGGTCACGTTGAGCTTTACCGGAATAAAATTGGTCTAGCATTGTCTGTACATCCGCAAAAGTTTCTTTTTCACCTTTAACTGACGTAAGATTTAAAACGTGAAAATCTTCTTTATCCCCGTTTATATAAGTGGACGGGTCAAGATTGCCTTCTTCAATTTGCTGTTTCATTTCCAGAAATGCACGTTCATAATTACTTCTCTCTCCAAGACCTGCTCGTGAGACGAGCTCTTTGGCGATCACAGTCGAGAAACCAGTCAGATTGCTCACGATCTGTTTGTCGATTCGCCCCTGGTTAAAGTCAATGAGGCGGATAAATCCTTCGCCATCCAGTTCGAGCGGATTTACTTTTTCCTGGGCAGGTGGAAGTACATAGGGCTGGCCAGGTAAAATGGAACGAACCCGATTCTGTGCACTGGAAATATGTTTTATGCTGTCAATGATGTTGTTCTTATCAGCATCGACAAGCATAATATTGCTATGTTTGCCCATGATTTCTATATTAAGCTGCCTGGTCGAAATGTCTCCTATTTCATTACGGGCTTGCATTTCCATGGTGACAATACGTTCCATTCCGAATTGACGGATTTCCTGAATAACAGCACCAGTAAGATGCTTGCGCAACACCATGCAAAACATCGGTGGTTCTTGAGGATTGGCAAATTTGTCACCTGTCAAGTGAAGCCGCGCATAATTCGAATGAACAGATACGACCATGTTTCGGTTCTTGCCTTTTGCCCTGATTTGCAGAACAATTTCTGTAGGAGAAGGCTGGTATATTTTATTAATTCTGCCCCCGGTTAGCATTTCTGCAAGTTCTCCGGTAACAGCTCTTGTTACGATTCCATCAAATGGCATGCGATCACCTCTGCTCTGCATTATAGCATGATTGTGGACAAGGCTGCATACATATCCCTTAAGGGTCATGAAGAACAGTATTGACAACGGGGGAATGTAAAGTGAATTGGTACCAGCTTGGGAAAGCAGAGGTGGAGAAGAAACTCGCCTGTGATGTTCAAAAAGGGCTCGCTGACAAGGAAGCTGAAAAACGAGGCATGAAATTCGGGCCAAACGTTTTGAGCAGCGAGAAGCAGACTTCTAGATGGCTCATATTTCTGAAACAATTTCAGGATTTTATGGTCATCGTCCTTTTGGCGGCGACGCTCATATCTGGCTTGCTAGGGGAGTATGTAGACGCGATCGCAATCATGGTCATCGTCTTTGTAAACGGATTAATTGGCTATTTTCAGGAGCAGAAAGCCGAAAAGTCCCTAGAAAAGTTGAAAGAGCTTGCGGCTCCGGTCGCTACCGTTCTACGGGAAGGGGCCTGGGAACAGATTCCATCAAAAAACCTTGTGCCTGGTGATGTTGTGAAGCTTTCAAGCGGTGATAGAATTGTCGCTGATATGCGCATCATCGAGACAAAAGGACTCGAAACCGAAGAATCTGCTCTTACAGGAGAATCGCTTCCTGTACTGAAGAGTGATCAAGCAATTCGAACGGTTGGTCTTGAAGCGCAAGATCAGACGAATATGGCGTTTATGGGCACGCTCGTTACGAAAGGATCCGGAAAAGCGATTGTTACATCAACTGGAATGGACACAGTGATGGGCCAAATCGCCACATTAATGTCCACGGCAAAGAAGACTGCCACACCGCTTGAATACAAGCTGGCTGAGCTTGGAAAGATTCTTATAGCTGTAGCACTTGGCCTCACTGTACTTGTCGTAGTCCTGGGTATTGTTCAAGGGCATCCAGTTTATAATATGTTCCTTGCCGGGGTATCACTTGCCGTCGCCGCAATTCCAGAGGGGTTACCGGCAATTGTTACTGTAGCTTTGTCTCTAGGTGTTCAGAGAATGATTCGCAAAAAAGCAATTGTCCGTAAACTGTCTGCTGTCGAGACACTTGGTTGTGCCTCTGTCATTTGTTCGGACAAGACAGGAACACTTACGGAAAATCGCATGACAGTTAAGGAGCTTTACTTGAATGATCGCCAATTCTCTGTAACCGGGGATGGTTATGATCTTGCCGGGAAGTTCCTTGACTCAAGTGGACGTGACGTTAGTTCATCACCGAATTTGGAAGCGATGCTCCTATATGGTTCAATCTGTAATAATGCTGAGCTGCAAGTTAAAAAAGGGAAGCATTTGGTAAGCGGCGATCCGACTGATGGAGCATTGCTTATTGCAGCACGCAAAGCCGGTATTGATTACAAGGCTGCTGAAATGTATAAAACAATCCGGGAGTATCCTTTTGATTCAGATCGTAAAAGAATGAGTGTCATTGTAGAAGGTCCGGAGAAAGAGCGGATTCTTATTGTTAAAGGTGCGCCTGATGTGCTTCTCCCAAGATGTTCTTTCCAACTTGGAGAAAGAGGAAAAGAACTTCTGAAAGAACCGCAAAGAGTTGGACAGGCGATCGATCAAATGGCTTCGAGAGCGCTTCGCACATTGGCAATTGCTGTGAAACCTCTGCCTGAAGGACAGCTTGGAGAGGCTTCCATGCTTGAAAAAGATCTTACTTTCATCGGTCTGTACGGAATGATTGATCCGCCACGCAAAGAAGTAGCAGGAGCAGTCAAGGAATGCCGCGAAGCTGGTATTAAAACCGTCATGATAACAGGAGATCACGAACTGACTGCCAAGGCGATAGCTGAACAGATTGGCATTTTACCATCTGGTGGTAAAGTTGTCTCAGGCAAGGAATTGAATGAAATGACAGAGAAGCAACTTGCAACTGTTATTGATGATGTGTATGTTTTTGCCAGAGTCACACCTGCTCATAAATTGAAAATAGTAAATGCCTTCCAGGATAAAGGTCATATTGTCGCCATGACAGGAGATGGTGTAAACGATGCACCGGCAATAAAGGCGAGTGACATCGGAATTAGTATGGGTATCACAGGAACAGATGTAACAAAAGAAGCATCCTCGTTAGTTTTAATGGATGATAATTTCGCAACAATTAAATCTGCCATTCACGAGGGTCGGAATATTTATGAGAACATACGGAAGTTCATCCGTTACTTGCTTGCATCAAACGTCGGCGAAATTCTTGTAATGCTGTTTGCGATTTTGCTTTCCATGCCTCTACCGCTCGTTCCGGTTCAGATACTGTGGGTAAACCTTGTTACTGATGGATTGCCAGCTATTGCGCTAGGGCTTGACCAGCCTGAAGGTGACGTCATGAAGAAGAAACCGCGCAATCCTAGAGAAGGTATATTTTCCCGCGGACTCGGTTTTAAAATTATAAGCCGTGGGATTCTGATTGGGATTGTTACGCTAATCGCTTTCATAATCAGCTATCAGAACAACCCTGACCAGCTCACATACGCTCGTACTGTCGCATTTGCTACTCTTGTTATGGCGCAGTTGATACATGTATTCGATTGCCGCAGCGACCACTCAGTCTTTGCCCGTAATCCACTGCAAAACGTTTATCTCGTGTTTGCTGTGATCTCATCTGTTGCATTGCTAGCTGTCGTCATTTACTGGCAGCCGCTTCAGCCGATTTTCCATACAATGGAACTTGGTCTCAGAGAGTGGCTTCTAATTCTTGGCTGTGCGGCATTGCCAACTGCATTGTTCGGCTTCACGAAAAAATAATGATGTAATACCGGTTTCTATTTAAGAAGCCGGTTTTTTGTATGAATCCTCTGTTGAAGAATAACAGAGGAAATAGGAGCAAAACTGACAATTACATGTTATAATAACGATTCAAGCAGTAAATGACCGACTTTCAAGCAGCAAATGGTAAGCCGACAGATTGGCCAGGCTATCCGGGCCTGGCTAAAAGCCGGGCATAGAGATAGGAACGGGGGCCTGCTAGACATGGGATTGCAACTGATTAATATTGGTTTCGGCAATGTCGTTTCTGCCAATCGGATCATTTCGATTGTTTCGCCGGAATCTGCACCGATCAAACGTATTATTACTGTGGCAAGAGAGAATAATAAACTGGTAGATGCTACATATGGGAGACGGACGAGAGCAGTCATTATTACAGATTGTGATTATGTTGTCCTTTCCGCTGTTCAACCGGAGACCGTTGGACAGCGCGTTCTGAGCTATGAAGAGGACGAAGAGTAAGAGCAAGATAGAATTAAGTTAAAAAAGAGGGATAGCATTGATCGAACAAAAAGGTATATTGTTCATCCTCTCCGGCCCATCAGGTGTCGGTAAAGGAACAGTAAGGGAACACTTGTTCAAACAAAAGACAGATTTGCAGTATTCAATCTCCATGACGACCCGTGATAAACGGGAAGGCGAGGTGGATGGTGTTGACTACTTCTACAAAAGCCGTGAAGAGTTTGAAACATTGATTGAGCAGGACGAGTTGCTTGAGTATGCCAAATATGTAGACAACTATTATGGCACTCCAAGGAAATATGTTGAGGAGACATTGGCATCTGGTAAGGATGTCTTTTTGGAGATTGAGGTACAAGGAGCCATGCAAGTGAAGAAGCGCTTCCCGCAAGGCGTCTTCATCTTCCTGTTCCCGCCTAGCCTTGATGAACTGAAAAACCGCATTCTAGGTCGGGGTACAGAATCAGAAGAGCTTGTTCTCAATCGACTGAGAGAAGCACGCAATGAAATTGAAATGATGCATGCTTACGATTATGTTGTTGTGAATGATGAAGTCCAGCGTGCTGTCGACAAAGTACAAGCAATCATTGCCAGTGAACATTGCCGACGCGAGCGGATTGAAGCAGATTATAAGAAAATATTGGAGGCTGAACTATAATGCTGGAACCATCAATTGATGCTTTGCTTGAAAAGATTGATTCAAAATATACACTTGTTACAATAGCTGCAAGAAGAGCGAGAGAGATGAGCGACGTGAAGAACACTCTCATCGAGAAACCAATTTCGCATAAAGTCGTTGGCAGAGCACTTGAAGAAGTAAATGCCGGCAAATTGTATATTGATCATTCCAAAGATTGATTTGTAAGTACCTCGCAGAAAGTTGGCGAGGTTTTTCTTTGTATGTGAACATTTTATTGAGGAGGCGGTAAGATGATAGGCAAAAAGATTCTTCTCGGGGTATCAGGCGGAATTGCAGCATATAAAGCTTGCACCATTGCCAGCCGGCTTGTTCAGGCAGGGGCTGAGGTTCGTGTTATTATGACAGGCGGCGCACTGAAGTTCCTTACTCCTCAAGCTTTTCTGGCTCTAACCGGTAAGCCAGTACATACGGATACATTTGAAGAGCCTGACCCATCCCAAATTGCTCATATTGAACTCGCTGATTGGGCTGACCTAGTTCTCGTTGCTCCGGCAACTGCCAATACGATTGGCAAGCTTGCAAATGGCATTGCTGATGATATGCTGTCGACTACTCTGCTTGCAACAAAAGCACCAATTTTTATAGCGCCAGCTATGAATGATAATATGTACGCCAACTCTGCTGTACAACGTAACATGCGTGTTCTTGCTGATATGGGCATGCAGCTTTTAGAGCCTGGTGCTGGGTATCTTGCTTGTGGACATGTTGGAAAAGGCCGCTTGGCAGAGCCGGAAGAGATTGTTGAGGATTTGCGTGTATATCTTTCCAGAGAAAAAGATTTTGCAGGACTTAAAGTTCTTATCTCTGCCGGTCCCACAAGGGAAGTAATTGATCCAGTGCGCTTTTTTACGAATCATTCAACCGGGAAAATGGGCTTCGCACTTGCGGAGGCAGCTGCTGAAAGAGGTGCCAGTGTGACATTGGTCGCTGGTCCAGTATCACTCACAGCAAACCATCCGAACATTACGAGAGTCGACGTGACTACGGCTGAAGAAATGTACGAGGCAATACATTCTCATTTTAAACAATCTGACCTCGTTATCAAGTCGGCCGCTGTCGCCGACTACCGTCCGAAAATCCGATCGAATGAGAAAATGAAAAAACAGCCTGGTAATCTTACTATTGAGATGGAAAGAACTAGAGATATACTCAAGTCACTTGGAGAGGCAAAACAAAATCAGTTTCTGGTCGGTTTTGCTGCAGAGACATCCAATGCTCTAGCATACGGACGTGAAAAACTTCAAAAGAAAAATCTGGACGCTATTGTTATCAACAATGTTGCTGAGCCGGGAGCTGGGTTTGGACATGATACGAATATAGCTACTTTTATAAGTAAAGAATTGGGAGAAAAGAATCTCCCGCTATCCAGCAAAAAAATGATGGCTCATGACATTCTCAATCTGATTAAGCGCGAATTGCCAGGTGATACAAAGTGAAAATCGCTAATGTGATTGTCGATGTTCCATCAAGTTCGATCAATCAGACTTTTGACTACCTTGTTCCAGAGCGTTTTGAAGAAGTAATTGAACCGGGTATGCGTGTACTTGTTCCGTTTGGACCAAGAAAAATCATGGGATTTGTAGCTGGTATCTCAGAAAACTCTGAACACGAGAAGCTGCGAAGTATTATTGAATGTCTTGATATCATACCGGCACTTACAAAAGAGTTGCTTGAAGTTGGAAAATGGCTGGCTGAGGAGACACTCTGTCTTTATATAACAGCTTTTCAGGCAATGCTTCCCCAGGCTCTCAAATCTAAATACAAAAAAGAATATATACGTGTTTCAGATCATCTTGAGACGGAGCTTGAACGGCAATTCGCCGGACGTGATATTTTGACTGAAGAGGATTTGGGCGAAGCACAAGGAGACCTTGCTGCTTTACAGCGAGCAATT is a window from the Aciduricibacillus chroicocephali genome containing:
- a CDS encoding dihydroorotate dehydrogenase, with the protein product MDLSVKLPGLDMKNPILPASGCFGFGREFSNFYDLSKLGGITMKAATLHARYGNPTPRVAETASGMLNAIGLQNPGVAKIIQEEVPFLAQFDTKIMANIAGSTAEEYIEVAKSFNDTDDVHALELNISCPNVKEGGIQFGTDCMMAASITEQVKKASRHPVYVKLSPNVSNIGEMAKAVEAAGADGITMINTLTGMQIHLPSKRPLIANKTGGLSGPAIKPVAVRMIYEVKQQVNIPIIGMGGISTAEDVLEFLLAGASAVAVGTANFQNPCVCSEIIDELPQVLECYGFNSVQETIGKGIQ
- the pyrF gene encoding orotidine-5'-phosphate decarboxylase; protein product: MDHHNMYLALDLPNWEEAGKFLDDNKLHGVPVKVGMEMFYREGISVIEKLKENNHPIFLDLKLHDIPTTVMRAMKNLARLDVDMVTIHALGGGEMIAGAKEGLIAGSRSGKETKLVAVTLLTSMDQNALNNEVGIQGEMTEQVIRLASVAKDNGADGVVCSVHEAKQVKDQCGPEFLTVTPGIRLVKSQQDDQKRVATPKFARENGSDIIVIGRSITQAENPVRAYQQALGGWHDGK
- the pyrE gene encoding orotate phosphoribosyltransferase, with product MASKHDIVKDLLDIKAVQIKTEGYFTWTSGLKSPIYCDNRLTMSYPAVRRKIAKAFAEKIKELGVKPDVIAGCATAGIPHAAWLAEELDLPMVYVRSKPKAHGKGNQIEGAVSAGQKAIVIEDLISTGGSSIESAKALQAEGVEVIQVMAIFTYGLDKAKNNFAEAGLDYSTISGFDQLIDLLVDEGEITTADKEKLLDWRSQL
- a CDS encoding organic hydroperoxide resistance protein, with product MGKVFFTSKATAKNGRDGHVKSDDGLIDFDLVNPLSKRDVKGSNPEQLFAAAYSACFDGALNKVAKKKSLTIDSETTAEIGFLEDDADSGFKIQADLYVEINGVSPEQAEELVEAAHQVCPYSKATRGNIEVKLHPIAK
- a CDS encoding Rqc2 family fibronectin-binding protein, encoding MPFDGIVTRAVTGELAEMLTGGRINKIYQPSPTEIVLQIRAKGKNRNMVVSVHSNYARLHLTGDKFANPQEPPMFCMVLRKHLTGAVIQEIRQFGMERIVTMEMQARNEIGDISTRQLNIEIMGKHSNIMLVDADKNNIIDSIKHISSAQNRVRSILPGQPYVLPPAQEKVNPLELDGEGFIRLIDFNQGRIDKQIVSNLTGFSTVIAKELVSRAGLGERSNYERAFLEMKQQIEEGNLDPSTYINGDKEDFHVLNLTSVKGEKETFADVQTMLDQFYSGKAQRDRVRQQAKDLHRFLKTEKEKNERKLVKQENTIQKSEDAEKYQRLGELLTAHLHLVKQGDRSVEVTDYYDPEQKKVTIELNQQKSPSDNAQSYYKTYQKLKHSKVHMETEMKKTKAEIDYLDSLLQQIDSARVEDLEEIREELLQEGYLKKKTTTKQKNKSQKPEPEQFAASDGTVIFVGKNNKQNDHLTNRIARRDEIWLHTKDIPGSHVIIRSEDPSETTILEAAQLAAWFSKSRESSSVPVDYTKVRHVKKPSGAKPGFVTYDNQKTVFVTPEERKIREMKEAGRS
- a CDS encoding calcium-translocating P-type ATPase, SERCA-type, which codes for MNWYQLGKAEVEKKLACDVQKGLADKEAEKRGMKFGPNVLSSEKQTSRWLIFLKQFQDFMVIVLLAATLISGLLGEYVDAIAIMVIVFVNGLIGYFQEQKAEKSLEKLKELAAPVATVLREGAWEQIPSKNLVPGDVVKLSSGDRIVADMRIIETKGLETEESALTGESLPVLKSDQAIRTVGLEAQDQTNMAFMGTLVTKGSGKAIVTSTGMDTVMGQIATLMSTAKKTATPLEYKLAELGKILIAVALGLTVLVVVLGIVQGHPVYNMFLAGVSLAVAAIPEGLPAIVTVALSLGVQRMIRKKAIVRKLSAVETLGCASVICSDKTGTLTENRMTVKELYLNDRQFSVTGDGYDLAGKFLDSSGRDVSSSPNLEAMLLYGSICNNAELQVKKGKHLVSGDPTDGALLIAARKAGIDYKAAEMYKTIREYPFDSDRKRMSVIVEGPEKERILIVKGAPDVLLPRCSFQLGERGKELLKEPQRVGQAIDQMASRALRTLAIAVKPLPEGQLGEASMLEKDLTFIGLYGMIDPPRKEVAGAVKECREAGIKTVMITGDHELTAKAIAEQIGILPSGGKVVSGKELNEMTEKQLATVIDDVYVFARVTPAHKLKIVNAFQDKGHIVAMTGDGVNDAPAIKASDIGISMGITGTDVTKEASSLVLMDDNFATIKSAIHEGRNIYENIRKFIRYLLASNVGEILVMLFAILLSMPLPLVPVQILWVNLVTDGLPAIALGLDQPEGDVMKKKPRNPREGIFSRGLGFKIISRGILIGIVTLIAFIISYQNNPDQLTYARTVAFATLVMAQLIHVFDCRSDHSVFARNPLQNVYLVFAVISSVALLAVVIYWQPLQPIFHTMELGLREWLLILGCAALPTALFGFTKK
- the remA gene encoding extracellular matrix/biofilm regulator RemA, which gives rise to MGLQLINIGFGNVVSANRIISIVSPESAPIKRIITVARENNKLVDATYGRRTRAVIITDCDYVVLSAVQPETVGQRVLSYEEDEE
- the gmk gene encoding guanylate kinase, which produces MIEQKGILFILSGPSGVGKGTVREHLFKQKTDLQYSISMTTRDKREGEVDGVDYFYKSREEFETLIEQDELLEYAKYVDNYYGTPRKYVEETLASGKDVFLEIEVQGAMQVKKRFPQGVFIFLFPPSLDELKNRILGRGTESEELVLNRLREARNEIEMMHAYDYVVVNDEVQRAVDKVQAIIASEHCRRERIEADYKKILEAEL
- the rpoZ gene encoding DNA-directed RNA polymerase subunit omega, producing the protein MLEPSIDALLEKIDSKYTLVTIAARRAREMSDVKNTLIEKPISHKVVGRALEEVNAGKLYIDHSKD
- the coaBC gene encoding bifunctional phosphopantothenoylcysteine decarboxylase/phosphopantothenate--cysteine ligase CoaBC, giving the protein MIGKKILLGVSGGIAAYKACTIASRLVQAGAEVRVIMTGGALKFLTPQAFLALTGKPVHTDTFEEPDPSQIAHIELADWADLVLVAPATANTIGKLANGIADDMLSTTLLATKAPIFIAPAMNDNMYANSAVQRNMRVLADMGMQLLEPGAGYLACGHVGKGRLAEPEEIVEDLRVYLSREKDFAGLKVLISAGPTREVIDPVRFFTNHSTGKMGFALAEAAAERGASVTLVAGPVSLTANHPNITRVDVTTAEEMYEAIHSHFKQSDLVIKSAAVADYRPKIRSNEKMKKQPGNLTIEMERTRDILKSLGEAKQNQFLVGFAAETSNALAYGREKLQKKNLDAIVINNVAEPGAGFGHDTNIATFISKELGEKNLPLSSKKMMAHDILNLIKRELPGDTK